DNA from Ziziphus jujuba cultivar Dongzao chromosome 2, ASM3175591v1:
CACTCCCTGAGCTGTTGAGAGCTGTCCAGAAAATTGTAACAGTAATCTTACCTCGGCATCCTTGGAGGATTCTTGGAGAAGAATCATTTGCATAGTAAACAGTCTCTGTTTTGCCACCATCAAGAGTTCATGTAAAATTGTTAGTCAAAGGTCGGATTTCTTCAGGATATAGAAGTGGACAGCCATAAAATAAAGTGAGGCTCTGAACGGTTGGAGAATAATCGAAAAGAGAGTAGTCCAAAGTAGTGTTGATAAGTTTTGGAGAACGAAGACTAGACCGCAGATCCAACCTTGGAATGGTCATTTTATTGTTGGTTTGGTTAATACTGAGAACTAGAAACTATGGATCATTGATCTGTCTGAATTCAGGTCCACCATCTCCCTAGAAAGGGTATGAAATGTTTGTAAGGTTACTACACTCGTAAAGACGACTGCACTCGTCAAACTAGTATCCATCCTCCCTGCAGTATGATACCAGAATAAATTCTGAGAAAGCAAGGATGAGATGTAAAAGTGGCGCAAAGAGCCAGTTTGACGATGGAGAACAATTGACAAccaaagttattaatttaactTTTCCTCACATATGGATCCCACGCCTTATCTGAGCTGTATACACATATACAGCAAAGTCAAcgtattgttttaaaaaatattgattttggatGCAGTTCACATGAATGGTTTGCATTCTAGAATTATCCTGTATATATACaacattcaaattaaaaatttaatatcataattaacttcataatttaataacttcaaaatttattttttaatcattggaTCACATTAAGGATTCAGATTTATAATTCATTTGGTTTCAACAAAGTTTATTTTTGCTGGGGTTTTATATGTcaattaattcatattttaccattttaaaatttcatatccTAAAATAcggaagctaaaaaaaaaaaaaatccgatattaaaactattaaatCATTATAATTTAAGCATAACTAATGGATTTACATgaattttgtttctcttttttattttaatcattattgctcataaaaagcaaaactctttaatatatatatatatatatggcttctCCATTcttttaaacaaatttataaagCTTGAATGATCTAGTTctcttaaatttaaatcttaataatACATTCAAAACTCAAGAGAGAAAATCCCCAACTTAATAAAgactatttgaaaatttgtctTTATCATTAGAATTGCAATGTGATGTTTAGAAAAAGTAGTGGTACATTTGAAAAATTGCTCCACTCATCATACTTATCTTTGtatatgaaacaaaaataaattagaggCCATCCATCCATAGGAACTGCAAGATGAGCAAGAGCTCTAACATTGATCACATTGATCTTTCTATAACAGAGATTTTAGTTGCTACAAAAGTAATCTCGAAAAAGTATATATCATCATAAAATTGATGTGGCATCAGAAAATTCTTCTGGTGATTTTGAAGGAGACAAGAAAGGCTTTGGTGGGATGTGCAAGGCTTCCAAACTACCTTCCAGCATTTCAATAACTTTCTTCATGGATGGTCGGTCTAACGGGTTTGTTTGAATGCACCATAAACCAACTAAAACCATCTTCCTTGCAATTTCATCTTCCTCTGCTGTCACGACACCATGCAATAATCCAAGAACACTACCTTGTTCAAGATTTTTATAAACCCAGTGTGGAAAATATATTTCACTTGTGTTGCTCACTCCAACCTTGATGTTTTTCCTTCCTCCAACCATCTCTAGAATCATCATTCCATAGCTATAAACGTCCGACTTGTGAGAAACTCCTCCAAAGTTTCGATTGAAAACTTCAGGAGCTATATACCCTATTGTTCCTCTAGCATCTGCCATCGATATGATACTCTCCTTCCTTTCACAAAGTTTAGCTAGTCCAAAATCAGAAATTTTTGGGCAAAAATCCTTATTCAAGAGAATGTTATGTGGTTTGATGTCAAAATGCAAAATTCTAGTGTTGCAACCATGGTGCAAATATTGGAGTCCTTCAGCAATCCCTTTGGCAATTTGGAGTAGCTTCTTCCATTCTAACTGTGGAGTGGTTTGCAAAGGATTTTCATTGTATATGAACTTTTCAAGTGATCCATTTGGCATGAACTCATAAAGGAGAGCTCTTTTGCTACCTTCTAAGCAAAATCCTAAAAGAGTGACAACATTTATGTGAGAAGTTCTACTAATGCTTGCAACTTCATTGATAAATTCTTCACCATTTCCTTTAGATTCATTTAGGACTTTCACAGCCACGAGATGCCCGTCAAGTAGCTTTCCTTTGTAAACATCACCATAACCTCCGTGACCTAATTTCTCTTTGAATGATATTGTCATTTGCTTCATTTCGGAGAATCTGTATCTTTTTACGTTCAGAAGTCCATAATTTGTAATCAAACCTTCAATATCTTTATCGGATTTTGTCATCTTTGAGAAAAACTTTGTTGATGATTTCTTACATCTAACAACGCAAATTATAACACAGGCCAGCAAAATTGCAACTGCTGCAGCAGTAACACCTGTAAGATAAATAAAAGACATAGCAATTGATTCAggttaaagtaaataaattgtCAGACAATCATAAGGGTAACAATAAGATTATGATGGCTGAAAATAAGCAGAATTTTCCCATAATTGTCTTTAAGGGACTTCTTGTGGCTCTATACAAAACTCTTTTTATCCAATTCACGTGCAAATCTTATAAAAGACTTATCCTgtccaaaaaaaggaaaaaatctaCAATCTTACAATTAGAGAAACTCCTCAAAATGTTGATAACAAGAGAGCAAATTAAGTCCATATGTGAAGTCTGTAACTGACAAATTGGAGATGGAAGAGAGATTTGATTTGatcaatgatgatgataaaaacaaaatgcaaagcacatgtgaaaagaaatgaaagacTCGATAATATTCTATATTTCTTAACGGGTTACTTAGTTGGTATATTATAATAGGCAAAATTCTACTTCCACCAATACCAATTATAACAATAGCATCATATATTAGCTAGATTAGCGAGGAAGAGAGAAATTACTAATGCCAAATTCCCAAAAGACAGCAACTAAAATTGTTCATCAAGtaaagaaaagaatatataacaTACATTGACAAAATAGATATGGACAGAAGATAATTAGCATATTACCCAATATAATCttcattttccaatttttagAATCTTCTGCAATAAATTagcagaaagaaaaaagagttagAACATTAAAAACaccacaataaaattttataacagaTTCTCAATCATCAGCCAAAAACGACAGAAGCGGAATCGTGCcagccaaaaa
Protein-coding regions in this window:
- the LOC132799232 gene encoding LEAF RUST 10 DISEASE-RESISTANCE LOCUS RECEPTOR-LIKE PROTEIN KINASE-like 2.4, whose amino-acid sequence is MTKSDKDIEGLITNYGLLNVKRYRFSEMKQMTISFKEKLGHGGYGDVYKGKLLDGHLVAVKVLNESKGNGEEFINEVASISRTSHINVVTLLGFCLEGSKRALLYEFMPNGSLEKFIYNENPLQTTPQLEWKKLLQIAKGIAEGLQYLHHGCNTRILHFDIKPHNILLNKDFCPKISDFGLAKLCERKESIISMADARGTIGYIAPEVFNRNFGGVSHKSDVYSYGMMILEMVGGRKNIKVGVSNTSEIYFPHWVYKNLEQGSVLGLLHGVVTAEEDEIARKMVLVGLWCIQTNPLDRPSMKKVIEMLEGSLEALHIPPKPFLSPSKSPEEFSDATSIL